Genomic window (Bacteroidales bacterium):
TATCGTAATCTTCTTTAGCAGCATTCATCAGATTAACCCTTGTAAGATATTCATTGGAGGACATTATGCCATTATAGTTTTCGCCCGAAATATTCATAAAGTTAGGTAATCCGGCGCCACTTCCGGCAAAAAACGCCTGATATCCTTCTTCTTTTAAATCTTCTATGGTTGCAGTTTTCCCGACTATAAAATTATTAATAAATTCCACTCCCATTTTTTTAAGATTGTCAATTTCTACATCTACAATCTCATTTGGTAAACGAAATTCAGGAATACCGTATTTTAATACTCCGCCCGGTTCGTGTAATGCTTCAAAGACACTTACGGAATATCCAAGTTTAATTAAATCGCCTGCGGCAGCCAAACCGGAGGGCCCTGAACCGATAATGGCAACTTTAATTCCATTGGAAGCTGCTACTTCAGGAATATACATATCTCCCGAATTCCGTTCCCAGTCGGCAGCAAAACGTTCTAAATTACCAATAGCTACAGGAGTCTTTTTTAATTTTTGGGTATAAAAGCAGCTGTTTTCGCATTGTATTTCTTGCGGACAAACACGACCACAAACGGCGGGTAATGCATTTGTCTCTTTCAAGGTGCGTGCAGCCATTTTAAAATCCTGTTTTTCTATGTATTTAATGAATTTAGGGATATTAATATTAACCGGACATCCTTGGATGCAAGTAGGATCGGGGCAATCTAAACAGCGCCTTGCTTCTTCAACAGCCATTTGAACACTAAATCCGGTATTAACTTCAATATTACTTTTAGCCCGTTCTGCCGGATTTTCTTCCGGCATTTGAATGCGTACTCTTGTTGTACGATCTTTCGATTTCATCGATTTACGCAATTCTGTACGCCATTCCTGACTTCTTTCCTGTTTTAAATAGTCGATAATATTTTCCATTAGACAGTTGCTTTTTTTAGTCCTTCAAGATAAGTTTGATATGCTTTATATTCTTGTTCTTTGAATCCTCCAAGACGGCTTAATAATTCATCGAAATTAACTTCGTGAGCATTAAATTCAGGTCCATCAACACAAACGAATTTAGTTGCACCTCCGACGCTAACCCTACAAGCACCACACATTCCGGTACCATCAACCATGATAGCGTTTAGACTGGCTTCGGTTGGAATATTATATTTTTTAGTAAGCATACTACTAAACTTCATCATAATGGCAGGTCCGATAGTTATTGCTTTATCTACTTTTTCTCGTTTAATAACTTCTTCCATACCATGAGTTACTAAACCCTGTTTTCCATAGGATCCGTCATCAGTCATAACTATTACTTCATCAGAAAAAGCACGCATTTCTTTTTCAAGTATTATTAAGTCTTTGTTTCTGGCGGCTAAAACAGTAATTACTCTATTTCCCGCTTTGTGCATAGCCTCAACAATAGGTAAAAGAGGAGCTGTTCCAACACCACCTCCGGCACATAAAACGGTTCCTACTTTTTCAATATGTGTAGCTTGTCCAAGAGGCCCTACAATATCAGTTATTTTATCACCAACTTTTAGAAGTGCCATTTTATGACTGGTAACACCAACTTTTTGTATGATTAAGGTAATAGTTCCTTTTTCTACGTTGGCAGAAGAAATAGTAAGAGGGATACGTTCGCCTTTTAATCCTAATTTAACTATTACAAAATGACCGGCTTTTCGTTTTTTAGCAATACGAGGAGCTTCTATTTCGAGCTTTATAACGCTTTCTGAGAGATTTTCAACAGCTATAATTCTATTCATATATTTATAATTTTTCAGCGATAAATAAGAAATGTTTACAGTGACTATTTTAATTAGTTGATAAAAATAATATTCAAGTTGTTATTTTTTTAACACCAGAGTTCAAAAATAGTCAATAATTTTTTATGGCAAATTGTTATTATTTATTTAGAGCAATTTTAAGTGAAATACTGAGGCTGCTTAAGATTATTCATCATATTATGACTTAATTTTACTCTCTTAAAATGAGGGTACTATGGTTTTTCTCAGAAGAAATTAAAGTAATAAAACCTTGTATTTTAAATATGAACAAAAAAATCTAAAAATATTGTTTTGTTTCTAATTGTTGAATTTGTATTTTTGCATCCGCTTTTGGGAAAAGCGAATACTCAAATTGAGTATGGGGCCTATAGCTCAGTTGGTTAGAGTAGTTGACTCATAATCAATTGGTCCCTGGTTCGAGTCCAGGTGGGCCCACAAAATCAAAAGAAAGTCTCTGAATTTCAGAGACTTTCTTTTTTTTTATTCCGTGTTGCGAGATTTAATGTTAGAACAACTTGAAAAATAAAAACTCAAAACAGAAGGCTTATTTACAAATGATAAAAAAGTTTTAGTTAATGATTGGTTAATAAAAACGAAGAAACCGCTGCAGGGGATGCATACGGTTTCTTCAGCATATAAACACATTTAACCAAATAAAAAAATATGAAAAAAACTACAACTAATTAAAGTTATGTCTTTCCTTATTTAGACTTTGTAAAAATAAAACATTTTATTGCTCAATGCAAGCTTTTAACGTTTTTTTATATTTAGGATACGGAATACTTCAATGTAATTATTGAAAATAGTACAATATATTTAATATCAGCATATTAATAATTGAAGATAAATAGTTGCTTTTTTAAACAGGGCATAAAAAAGATTATATTTTATTAGAACTGAAGAAAAAGCTCGGAATAAAGGCATAGAAAAAATAAAAAAAGCTCTTATTTCACTTAATAAAAGTAAAAAATGAAGCTAAATTATTCTAAATAGCACTTTCAAATTGTTTTAAAAAACGAATATCATTTTCGAAAAATAAGCGTAAATCTTTAATTTGATATTTTAGCATTGTAATACGCTCGATACCCATTCCAAAAGCAAAACCGGTATATTTTTCAGAGTCGATGCCGGCATTTTTTAATACGTTGGGATCAACCATTCCGCAGCCTAAAATTTCAACCCAACCTGTATATTTACAAATATTACAACCTTTACCGCCACAAATATGGCAAGAAATATCCATTTCAGCCGAAGGTTCGGTAAAAGGGAAATAGGATGGACGTAAGCGAATTCCTGTATTCTCGCCAAACATTTCTTTAGCAAAATACATTAGAGTCTGTTTTAAATCGGCAAAGCTTACATTCTTATCGATATACAAGCCTTCAACTTGATGAAAAATACAATGAGCACGAGCCGAAATAGCTTCGTTACGAAACACTCGACCGGGAAAAATACTTCTAACAGGTGGTTGATTGTTTTCCATTACACGTACTTGAACGGAAGAAGTATGTGTACGTAGAGCTATATCGGGCGATTTTTCAATAAAGAATGTGTCTTGCATATCCCGAGCAGGATGTTCTTCAGGAAAGTTAAGAGCAGTAAAATTATGCCAGTCGTCTTCAATTTCAGGACCTTCTTCTACGGTAAAACCAATACGAGAAAATATTTCAATAATCTGATTTCGAACTAAAGACAGTGGATGACGTGATCCTAAATCTCCATTTACCGGTAAGCTTAAATCTATTCCCGACTCCATATACTGATCCATATTATCGAGAAGTTCTTTTACTTCTTCAACCTTAGCAAGAGTAGCTTTTTTCAGATCGTTTAGCAAGACTCCCATTTCTCTTCTGTCTTTCGGAGCTATAGATTTAAAATCTGCAAATAAAGCGGGAATAATACCTTTTTTACCAATATATTTTACGCGAAAAGCTTCTAAATCGTCCATTTTATCAAATGTGGTCGATTTTATTTCTTCGAGATATGCTAATACTTTTTCTTTCATTTCTCCCTAATCTATAATTTCTATTTTCATCAATACTTTCTCTATCGGACGACTACCGATAACGGCTGTGGCAGCAATTTTATCTAACACATCCAAACCCTCAGTAATTTTACCATAAACAACATAAGAGCCGTCTAAGTGTGGCGTTCCGCCGATAGTAGTATATATTTTCTTTTGTTCTTCGCTATAATGAAACTCTTTTGGTGCTTCTCCTTTTTCAAGCATTTCTTTAAACACTTCAACTTTAGATGTTTTCAATCCGGCCATATCTTTAGCTTTTATCAGAGCATCAATTTTATATAGCCACTTTTCATTTCCGGGAAACAATATGTAATTTTCTATAGCCGTTGTTTTTCGTTCATTATTAATTTTTTCTTCTATAGCATCGAGCTGTCCCAAAGTCATTATTTTCCCTTGTACAATATAGAATTGTGCAGCAGAGCTGGCTTTTGTGGGATTTACATTATCGCTTTCGCGAGCAGCTGCCAACGCTCCTTTATGGTGGACATGAATTTCAGGAACAAATTCGGCAGGAACGGTATATCCGGCATCTTCTCTGCCATCGGCATTTTGCCCACCCTGAATCATAAAATTTTTGATAACACGATGAAAAAAAGAATCTGTATACCATCCCTCTTTTACCAACTTTATAAAATTGTCGCGATGCATAGGAGTTTCGTTAAAAAGCTCTCCTTTCATATCGCCCAAAGTGGTATAGATAATAAATTTTGTTCGTTTTTCTTGGGCTTTTAAGTTATTTAATCCTGCAAAAGATAAAACTACAACTAAAGCTAAAAGACTTATCCTTTTCATATTAGACATTTGTTGATTCGTCTTTAATTAATTTAGAAATGGCTTTTGCTAAAGAAGTAAATTCTTTTTGAGTAAAGCTTAGTTTTGGTTGTTTGAAATCTATATCGTAAACAGTATTTATGGGAATAAGATGAATATGGGCATGAGGCACTTCTAACCCCAATACCGCTATTCCTACTCTTTTACAAGGAACCACCTTTTCAATTGCTATAGCAACTTTTTTAGCAAATACCATCATATCGGCCAAATCCTTGTCTGTAATATCAAAAATATAATCAGTTTCTTTTTTCGGAATAACAAGAGTGTGTCCTTTTGCTAATGGATTTATATCTAAAAAAGCATAATATTTTTCGTCCTCTGCAATTTTATAAGAAGGTATTTCGCCTTGAATAATTTTTGTAAAAATACTTGACATAAAAATAATTATTATCGCGTGACTTCAACTATTTCAAAGGTAATTTTTCCGGCAGGGATATCTATTTCAGCTAATTCACCAACTTTTTTACCTAATAAACCTTTTGCTATTGGAGAGCTGACAGATAATTTGCCATTTTTCAAATCGGCTTCATTTTCAGGAACTAAGGTGTATGTCATAACAGCTCCATTTTTTAGATTTTTGATTTTAACGGTCGATAAAATTAAAACTTTTGAAATATCCATTTTAGATTCGTCTATAATGCGTGCATTACGGATAATTTCCTGACGTTTTGCAATTTTTAATTCCAATAAGCCTTGAGCTTCTTTTGCAGCGTCATACTCGGCGTTTTCTGATAAGTCGCCCTTATCACGAGCCTCAGCAATTTGTTTAGAAATAGCTGGTCGTTGAACCCGAATCAGTTCTTCAACTTCGTCGCGTAATTTTTTTAATCCCTCTTCGGTAAAATATCTTGTTTCAGCCAT
Coding sequences:
- the pheS gene encoding phenylalanine--tRNA ligase subunit alpha, whose translation is MKEKVLAYLEEIKSTTFDKMDDLEAFRVKYIGKKGIIPALFADFKSIAPKDRREMGVLLNDLKKATLAKVEEVKELLDNMDQYMESGIDLSLPVNGDLGSRHPLSLVRNQIIEIFSRIGFTVEEGPEIEDDWHNFTALNFPEEHPARDMQDTFFIEKSPDIALRTHTSSVQVRVMENNQPPVRSIFPGRVFRNEAISARAHCIFHQVEGLYIDKNVSFADLKQTLMYFAKEMFGENTGIRLRPSYFPFTEPSAEMDISCHICGGKGCNICKYTGWVEILGCGMVDPNVLKNAGIDSEKYTGFAFGMGIERITMLKYQIKDLRLFFENDIRFLKQFESAI
- the gltA gene encoding NADPH-dependent glutamate synthase, which produces MENIIDYLKQERSQEWRTELRKSMKSKDRTTRVRIQMPEENPAERAKSNIEVNTGFSVQMAVEEARRCLDCPDPTCIQGCPVNINIPKFIKYIEKQDFKMAARTLKETNALPAVCGRVCPQEIQCENSCFYTQKLKKTPVAIGNLERFAADWERNSGDMYIPEVAASNGIKVAIIGSGPSGLAAAGDLIKLGYSVSVFEALHEPGGVLKYGIPEFRLPNEIVDVEIDNLKKMGVEFINNFIVGKTATIEDLKEEGYQAFFAGSGAGLPNFMNISGENYNGIMSSNEYLTRVNLMNAAKEDYDTPVFLGKNVAVIGGGNTAMDSVRTAKRLGADKAMIIYRRSIEEMPARNEEIKHAQEEGIEFLNLNSPIEYFADKKGHVNKMRVQKMELGEPDASGRRRPIPIEGSEYDIETDLVIVSVGVSPNPLIPQSLPGLNVSRWGTIIVDENEMQSSIPELFAGGDIVRGGATVILAMGDGRNAAAGIHKYLQNKNKK
- the greA gene encoding transcription elongation factor GreA, with translation MAETRYFTEEGLKKLRDEVEELIRVQRPAISKQIAEARDKGDLSENAEYDAAKEAQGLLELKIAKRQEIIRNARIIDESKMDISKVLILSTVKIKNLKNGAVMTYTLVPENEADLKNGKLSVSSPIAKGLLGKKVGELAEIDIPAGKITFEIVEVTR
- a CDS encoding HIT domain-containing protein; translated protein: MSSIFTKIIQGEIPSYKIAEDEKYYAFLDINPLAKGHTLVIPKKETDYIFDITDKDLADMMVFAKKVAIAIEKVVPCKRVGIAVLGLEVPHAHIHLIPINTVYDIDFKQPKLSFTQKEFTSLAKAISKLIKDESTNV
- a CDS encoding sulfide/dihydroorotate dehydrogenase-like FAD/NAD-binding protein, which translates into the protein MNRIIAVENLSESVIKLEIEAPRIAKKRKAGHFVIVKLGLKGERIPLTISSANVEKGTITLIIQKVGVTSHKMALLKVGDKITDIVGPLGQATHIEKVGTVLCAGGGVGTAPLLPIVEAMHKAGNRVITVLAARNKDLIILEKEMRAFSDEVIVMTDDGSYGKQGLVTHGMEEVIKREKVDKAITIGPAIMMKFSSMLTKKYNIPTEASLNAIMVDGTGMCGACRVSVGGATKFVCVDGPEFNAHEVNFDELLSRLGGFKEQEYKAYQTYLEGLKKATV
- a CDS encoding peptidylprolyl isomerase, whose product is MKRISLLALVVVLSFAGLNNLKAQEKRTKFIIYTTLGDMKGELFNETPMHRDNFIKLVKEGWYTDSFFHRVIKNFMIQGGQNADGREDAGYTVPAEFVPEIHVHHKGALAAARESDNVNPTKASSAAQFYIVQGKIMTLGQLDAIEEKINNERKTTAIENYILFPGNEKWLYKIDALIKAKDMAGLKTSKVEVFKEMLEKGEAPKEFHYSEEQKKIYTTIGGTPHLDGSYVVYGKITEGLDVLDKIAATAVIGSRPIEKVLMKIEIID